DNA from Flavobacterium aestivum:
TTAGATTTATAAATATGCTTGGTATCCCTAACAACTTCTAACAATTGAACCACTTCATTCTGTGCTTCAACTTTTGTTTTAGGGTTTCGAACATTATCATCCATATCAGCACCTTCGCCAGTTTCGCTATCGAACTCTTCACCAAAATAGTGGAGTAAAAATTTTCGTCTAGACATAGAAGTCTCCGCATAAGCCACCACTTCTTGCAATAAAGCAAAACCTATTTCTTGCTCGGCTACCGGTTTTCCGGATAGAAATTTTTCTAATTTTTCTACATCTTTATAAGAGTAATAAGCCAAACAATGTCCTTCGCCTCCATCTCGACCTGCACGTCCGGTTTCTTGATAATAACTTTCTAATGATTTTGGTATATCATGATGAATTACAAAACGCACATCGGGTTTATCTATTCCCATACCAAAAGCGATAGTTGCTACAACTACCTCTACATCTTCCATCAAGAACATATCTTGATGTTTGGCACGTGTTTTTGCGTCTAAACCTGCATGGTAAGGTACAGCACTAACTCCGTTTACTTGCAAAACTTCGGCAATAGATTCTACTTTCTTACGACTCAAGCAATAAATAATTCCTGATTTTCCTTTATGCTGTTTTATAAAACGAATAATGTCGGATTCTATATTTTTCGTTTTAGTCCTTACTTCATAAAATAAATTGGCTCTGTTAAATGAGGCTTTGAAAGTAGTTGCATTAGCCATATCCAGATTTTTCAGGATATCCTCTTGCACTTTTGGCGTAGCAGTAGCAGTAAGCCCAATAATAGGTACTTCACCGAGTTGCTTAATAATACTCTTAAGATTTCTATATTCTGGTCTAAAATCATGTCCCCATTCTGAAATACAGTGCGCCTCATCTATGGCTACAAAAGAAATAGGCACAGTTTGAAGAAAAGCAACATATTCCTCTTTGGTCAAGGATTCTGGAGCAACATAAAGCAACTTTGTTAATCCTGATGCAATATCAGATTTAACTTGAGCAATTTCTGTTTTGGTAAGTGAGGAATTTAAAACATGGGCAATGCCATTTTCTGAAGATAGGCTTCGAATAGCATCTACCTGATTTTTCATCAATGCAATTAAAGGAGACACCACAATTGCGGTCCCTTCTTGAATTAAAGCAGGCAATTGGTAACAGAGTGATTTTCCCCCACCCGTAGGCATAATAACAAACGTATTGTGCTTATTGAGCAAGCTTTTTATAACCTGTTCCTGCAGCCCTTTAAATTGGCTAAAGCCAAAATATCTCTTTAATTCTTTGTGTATGTCAATTTCGTATGAATTCATTCTTTATTATGTGGTATTTTATATAAATTTGCGGCACATAAAGATACTACTTTCTTTTATACTTACAAACTTTAAATTATCTGTTTTGATAACAAGAGAAAATATATTGGCAATAGCCAAAAAAACTATCGAATCCGAGAGCAAATCAATCTCTAAACTATTGAATTATATAGATGACACATTTGCGGAAGCTGTAGAATGCATCTTTAATTCTAAAGGAAGATTAGTCGTAACTGGAATAGGAAAAAGTGCTATTATTGCCCAAAAAATGGTAGCTTCCTTTAATTCTACCGGTACACCTTCTTTATTTTTACATGCTTCAGAAGCCATTCATGGTGACTTAGGAATGATACAAGATAACGATGTGATTATTTGTATTTCAAAAAGTGGTAATAGCCCAGAAATTAAAGCTTTGGTTCCTCTTTTGACTCGTTTTGGCAATAAATTAATCGGAATAACGGGCAATATGACATCATTTCTTGCTAAAGGTTCTGATTTTGTATTGAACACAACTGTAGATACTGAATCTTGTCCTTTAAATTTAGCACCAACAAATAGCACTACTGCTCAATTGGTCATGGGAGATGCCCTGATAGTTTGCTTAATGGAAATGCGTGATTTTAAAGCCGAAGATTTTGCAAAATTTCATCCAGGTGGTGCTTTAGGAAAAAAACTATTACTCCGAGTAAAAGACATGCTAGAACATACTTTGAAACCGGAAGTTGACCCAAATGCTTCTATTAAAAGAGTCATTTTTGAAATTTCAGAAAAACGTCTTGGTGTTACCGCTGTTGTAGAAAACAACAAAGTAGTCGGAATAATTACCGATGGTGATATTCGTAGAATGCTAAATGATAGAGACACTTTTGCCGATTTGACTGCAAAAGATATCATGACGAAAAGTCCAAAAACAACAAACTCAGAAAGTATGGTTATTGATGCTTTCAATATTATGGAAGATTTCTCAATCACTCAATTAGTGGTTGTTGATAATGGTGACTACAAAGGAGTATTACACTTGCATGATATATTAAAAGAAGGTATTGTATAATGGCAAATAAAACTCTAGGCGAAATGTCGTTTTTAGATCATCTTGAAGAACTAAGATGGTTATTGGTTAGAAGTACAATTGCTGTAATTATTATGGCTTGTATTACTTATTTTATTAGTGATTACTTATTTGACACCATTATTTTTGGTCCAACAAGACCTTCCTTTTTTACTTATACTTTTTTTTGTGATTTATCGCACCGACTAGGTTTTGCCGAAAGTATTTGCATTACCGAAATGCCATTTATCATTCAGAACACTGAAATGGAAGGGCAAGTAAACGTATTTGTTTGGATGTGTATTTTGGCTGGTTTTATCTTAAGTTTCCCTTATATTTTATGGGAAGTTTGGAAATTCATCAGTCCTGCTTTATATGAAAAAGAAAAGAAAAACGCGA
Protein-coding regions in this window:
- the recQ gene encoding DNA helicase RecQ, which codes for MNSYEIDIHKELKRYFGFSQFKGLQEQVIKSLLNKHNTFVIMPTGGGKSLCYQLPALIQEGTAIVVSPLIALMKNQVDAIRSLSSENGIAHVLNSSLTKTEIAQVKSDIASGLTKLLYVAPESLTKEEYVAFLQTVPISFVAIDEAHCISEWGHDFRPEYRNLKSIIKQLGEVPIIGLTATATPKVQEDILKNLDMANATTFKASFNRANLFYEVRTKTKNIESDIIRFIKQHKGKSGIIYCLSRKKVESIAEVLQVNGVSAVPYHAGLDAKTRAKHQDMFLMEDVEVVVATIAFGMGIDKPDVRFVIHHDIPKSLESYYQETGRAGRDGGEGHCLAYYSYKDVEKLEKFLSGKPVAEQEIGFALLQEVVAYAETSMSRRKFLLHYFGEEFDSETGEGADMDDNVRNPKTKVEAQNEVVQLLEVVRDTKHIYKSKEIVFALIGRVNAMIKAHKTDSQSFFGSGSKHDEKFWMALLRQVLVDGLLSKDIETYGIVKVTKKGLAFIKKPTSFMMSEDHEYNEADDEAIVTGSKSSGTTDELLMTMLRELRKKVAKKLGVPPFVVFQDPSLEDMALKYPISQEELVNIHGVGEGKAKKYGKEFVSLISRYVEDNDIVRPDDLVVKSTGVNSINKLYIIQNIDRQLALTDIASAKGLKMDDLIKEMEQIVYSGTKLNIKYWIDEMLDEDQQEEIQEYFMESESDSIESALKEFDGDYDLIELRLMRIKFISEVAN
- a CDS encoding KpsF/GutQ family sugar-phosphate isomerase, producing MITRENILAIAKKTIESESKSISKLLNYIDDTFAEAVECIFNSKGRLVVTGIGKSAIIAQKMVASFNSTGTPSLFLHASEAIHGDLGMIQDNDVIICISKSGNSPEIKALVPLLTRFGNKLIGITGNMTSFLAKGSDFVLNTTVDTESCPLNLAPTNSTTAQLVMGDALIVCLMEMRDFKAEDFAKFHPGGALGKKLLLRVKDMLEHTLKPEVDPNASIKRVIFEISEKRLGVTAVVENNKVVGIITDGDIRRMLNDRDTFADLTAKDIMTKSPKTTNSESMVIDAFNIMEDFSITQLVVVDNGDYKGVLHLHDILKEGIV